A stretch of Eleutherodactylus coqui strain aEleCoq1 chromosome 2, aEleCoq1.hap1, whole genome shotgun sequence DNA encodes these proteins:
- the GTF2F1 gene encoding general transcription factor IIF subunit 1 isoform X1, whose amino-acid sequence MTSLGGSSQSAGGQSVTEYVVRVPRNPSKRYNLMAFNAADKVDFCTWNQARMERDLSAKKMYQDEEMPDSGAGSEYNRKLKDEARRRKYGIILKEFKIEDQPWVLKVNGKAGRKFRGVKKGGVTENASYFIFTQCPDGAFEAFPVSNWYNFTPVAKHRTLTAEEAEQEWDRRNKILNHFIIMQQRRLKDQGLDDDDEEGGSKQDKGGKSKKKKKSDLKIHDLEDDLEMSSSESEESGEDGESRRKAQKKATQGKKKKKKSHSDDEAIEDSDDGDFEGQEVDYMSDESSSDEELPGKPKPVKEEDLPKGIDEESESSEESEEEKVEEEEEEEKKTPTPQERKKKRGESDSSDESETSEDSDIDGEASSALFMQKKKTPPKKDKKGGSNSSSRANSRPGTPSPDSGNTSNTLRAAANKLEQGKRGAANHTPAAKRLKMDSGPQNTSGKSTPQPQSGKSTPSSGDIQLTEEAVRRYLTRKPMTTKDLLKKFQTKKTGLSSEQTVNVLAQILKRLNPDRKTIHDKMHFYLKE is encoded by the exons GCTCGCATGGAGCGTGATCTGAGTGCCAAGAAGATGTATCAGGATGAGGAAATGCCGGACTCCGGGGCTGGTAGTGAATATAATCGCAAGCTGAAAGATGAGGCCAGACGGAGGAAGTATGGGATTATTCTGAAAGAGTTCAAGATTGAAGACCAGCCCTGGGTGCTAAAGGTTAATGGCAAAGCCGGGCGCAA GTTTAGAGGTGTGAAGAAAGGTGGAGTGACGGAGAACGCGTCTTACTTCATCTTCACCCAGTGTCCAGATGGAGCATTCGAAGCATTTCCAGTTTCCAACTGGTACAATTTCACTCCAGTGGCCAAACACCGGACCCTGACCGCAGAAGAGGCCGAGCAAGAATGGGACAG GCGAAACAAAATCCTCAACCACTTCATCATCATGCAGCAGCGTCGTCTGAAGGACCAAGGGCTGGACGACGACGATGAGGAAGGGGGCAGCAAGCAGGACAAGGGTGGGAAGagtaagaaaaagaagaaaagtgacctGAAGATCCATGACCTTGAGGATGACCTTGAGATGAGTTCCAGTGAGAGCGAGGAGAGTGGAGAAGATG GAGAAAGTCGACGTAAAGCACAAAAGAAGGCGACTCAaggcaagaagaagaagaagaaatctCATTCTGACGATGAGGCCATAGAGGACAGCGACGATGGAGACTTTGAGGGGCAGGAGGTGGATTATATGTCTGATGAGAGCAG CTCAGATGAGGAACTTCCTGGGAAACCGAAACCTGTGAAGGAGGAAGATCTTCCAAAAG GCATTGATGAAGAAAGTGAGAGCAGCGAGGAGAGTGAAGAGGAGAAggtagaggaagaggaggaggaagagaaaaaaacaccCACACCGCAGGagcggaagaagaagagaggtgaGTCAG acagcagtgacgaGTCGGAGACATCGGAGGACAGTGACATAGACGGAGAAGCTTCCTCTGCTCTTTTCATGCAG AAGAAGAAGACCCCTCCAAAGAAGGATAAAAAAGGAGGGTCCAACAGCAGCTCACGCGCCAATAGCAGACCTGGTACCCCCTCTCCTGATTCTGGGAACACGTCTAACACTCTGAGGGCCGCAGCCAATAAACTGGAGCAAG GTAAACGTGGCGCTGCCAATCACACGCCCGCCGCAAAACGTTTGAAGATGGATTCTGGACCTCAAAATACATCAGGAAAATCCACCCCACAGCCGCAGTCTGGAAAGTCCACACCCAGCAGTGG GGACATTCAGTTGACTGAAGAAGCGGTTAGAAGGTATCTGACCCGCAAACCAATGACGACCAAGGACTTACTGAAAAAATTCCAAACTAAGAAGACCGGCCTCAGCAGCGAGCAGACGGTGAACGTGCTCGCCCAGATCCTGAAGAGACTCAACCCCGACCGCAAGACAATACATGACAAAATGCACTTCTACCTAAAAGAATGA
- the GTF2F1 gene encoding general transcription factor IIF subunit 1 isoform X2 yields MTSLGGSSQSAGGQSVTEYVVRVPRNPSKRYNLMAFNAADKVDFCTWNQARMERDLSAKKMYQDEEMPDSGAGSEYNRKLKDEARRRKYGIILKEFKIEDQPWVLKVNGKAGRKFRGVKKGGVTENASYFIFTQCPDGAFEAFPVSNWYNFTPVAKHRTLTAEEAEQEWDRRNKILNHFIIMQQRRLKDQGLDDDDEEGGSKQDKGGKSKKKKKSDLKIHDLEDDLEMSSSESEESGEDGESRRKAQKKATQGKKKKKKSHSDDEAIEDSDDGDFEGQEVDYMSDESSSDEELPGKPKPVKEEDLPKGIDEESESSEESEEEKVEEEEEEEKKTPTPQERKKKRDSSDESETSEDSDIDGEASSALFMQKKKTPPKKDKKGGSNSSSRANSRPGTPSPDSGNTSNTLRAAANKLEQGKRGAANHTPAAKRLKMDSGPQNTSGKSTPQPQSGKSTPSSGDIQLTEEAVRRYLTRKPMTTKDLLKKFQTKKTGLSSEQTVNVLAQILKRLNPDRKTIHDKMHFYLKE; encoded by the exons GCTCGCATGGAGCGTGATCTGAGTGCCAAGAAGATGTATCAGGATGAGGAAATGCCGGACTCCGGGGCTGGTAGTGAATATAATCGCAAGCTGAAAGATGAGGCCAGACGGAGGAAGTATGGGATTATTCTGAAAGAGTTCAAGATTGAAGACCAGCCCTGGGTGCTAAAGGTTAATGGCAAAGCCGGGCGCAA GTTTAGAGGTGTGAAGAAAGGTGGAGTGACGGAGAACGCGTCTTACTTCATCTTCACCCAGTGTCCAGATGGAGCATTCGAAGCATTTCCAGTTTCCAACTGGTACAATTTCACTCCAGTGGCCAAACACCGGACCCTGACCGCAGAAGAGGCCGAGCAAGAATGGGACAG GCGAAACAAAATCCTCAACCACTTCATCATCATGCAGCAGCGTCGTCTGAAGGACCAAGGGCTGGACGACGACGATGAGGAAGGGGGCAGCAAGCAGGACAAGGGTGGGAAGagtaagaaaaagaagaaaagtgacctGAAGATCCATGACCTTGAGGATGACCTTGAGATGAGTTCCAGTGAGAGCGAGGAGAGTGGAGAAGATG GAGAAAGTCGACGTAAAGCACAAAAGAAGGCGACTCAaggcaagaagaagaagaagaaatctCATTCTGACGATGAGGCCATAGAGGACAGCGACGATGGAGACTTTGAGGGGCAGGAGGTGGATTATATGTCTGATGAGAGCAG CTCAGATGAGGAACTTCCTGGGAAACCGAAACCTGTGAAGGAGGAAGATCTTCCAAAAG GCATTGATGAAGAAAGTGAGAGCAGCGAGGAGAGTGAAGAGGAGAAggtagaggaagaggaggaggaagagaaaaaaacaccCACACCGCAGGagcggaagaagaagagag acagcagtgacgaGTCGGAGACATCGGAGGACAGTGACATAGACGGAGAAGCTTCCTCTGCTCTTTTCATGCAG AAGAAGAAGACCCCTCCAAAGAAGGATAAAAAAGGAGGGTCCAACAGCAGCTCACGCGCCAATAGCAGACCTGGTACCCCCTCTCCTGATTCTGGGAACACGTCTAACACTCTGAGGGCCGCAGCCAATAAACTGGAGCAAG GTAAACGTGGCGCTGCCAATCACACGCCCGCCGCAAAACGTTTGAAGATGGATTCTGGACCTCAAAATACATCAGGAAAATCCACCCCACAGCCGCAGTCTGGAAAGTCCACACCCAGCAGTGG GGACATTCAGTTGACTGAAGAAGCGGTTAGAAGGTATCTGACCCGCAAACCAATGACGACCAAGGACTTACTGAAAAAATTCCAAACTAAGAAGACCGGCCTCAGCAGCGAGCAGACGGTGAACGTGCTCGCCCAGATCCTGAAGAGACTCAACCCCGACCGCAAGACAATACATGACAAAATGCACTTCTACCTAAAAGAATGA